CGCGGCCCCCAGGCGAGCCGCCCCGCGAGCAGGGCGAAGACGAACAGGACGAAAAGGGAGAGGAGATAGTTCACGAGGTTCGCGAGGACCGTGGAGAGCGGCAGGATGGCCCGGGGGAAGTAGATCTTCTTCACCAGGTTCGGGTGCCCCGCCACCGCGCTGATCGAGTCGTTGCAGCACATCGTGAGAAACTGCCAGGCGAGGATGCCGGCGAGGAGGTCGGGGAGCGGCATCGGGAACTTCAGGAACCTGATGAAGATCCAGTAGACCAGCATCATGAAGAGGGGGTTGAGGAGCGTCCAGAGGAAGCCGAGGGTCGAGCCCTGGTAGCGGATCTTCAGGTTGCGGGCGACGAGCGTCGCCAGCATCTCCCGCTTGCCGATGATGTCGGTGAAAAGCCCCATGGCGGGCTCCCGGCCTCTCGATGCACGCGCGGCGACACCGCGCCGTTTGGCCCCGGGGGGGGCGTCCTACTCCCAGACGAACTTCTCCCGGGTGCCGGGCTTCGCCGCGGCGGCGCCCCGCGTTCCCCCGCGGAGGCTCCGCCGCGCGGACTCCTCGAGCCACGCGTCGATGACCGACTTCTTGAAGCGGATGGTCGTCCCGATGCGGCTCGCGGGGATGTTGCCGCGCTTGACGTGCCGGTAGACCACCTGCTTGTGCAGGTGCAGGTAGTCGGCGACCTGGTCGATCGTCATCACCTCGGGGAAGCGCGCGGTTTCCGCCGCGGCTTCCGCGGGTGCGGGGTTCTTCGC
This portion of the Chlamydiota bacterium genome encodes:
- a CDS encoding ABC transporter permease, with amino-acid sequence MGLFTDIIGKREMLATLVARNLKIRYQGSTLGFLWTLLNPLFMMLVYWIFIRFLKFPMPLPDLLAGILAWQFLTMCCNDSISAVAGHPNLVKKIYFPRAILPLSTVLANLVNYLLSLFVLFVFALLAGRLAWGPRLALLPLVVALQLVFCLGLAFLVSCSSVYFRDTEHLVGVLLMAWFFMSPVIYSYEFIAENDLVPRWLLALYGLNPMAGLITLYRAVIVGGPWPGAPAAAAAVVVSLLVLAAGVRVFGRYAPDFADEL
- a CDS encoding helix-turn-helix domain-containing protein translates to MAGIAKNPAPAEAAAETARFPEVMTIDQVADYLHLHKQVVYRHVKRGNIPASRIGTTIRFKKSVIDAWLEESARRSLRGGTRGAAAAKPGTREKFVWE